CATCTTTGGCAACCTGAGCGTGAAGGAAAACCTGGTGATGGCCGCGCGGCCCGGCACCCAAGGCCAGCGCGAATGGACTTATGAGCGCGTGCTCGACACCTTCCCGCGCCTGGCCGAACGCCTGGGCCACGGCGGCCAGCAGTTGAGCGGCGGCGAGCAGCAGATGCTCACCATCGGCCGTGCGCTGATGACCAACCCCGACCTGTTGATCCTCGACGAGGCCACCGAAGGCCTGGCCCCGCTGATCGCGCGCGAGATCTGGCGCATCTGCGGCCTGATCCGCGAGAGCGGCATCAGCAGCGTGATCGTGGACAAGAACTGGAAGCACGTCACGCAGATCACCGATCGCAACGTG
This is a stretch of genomic DNA from Hydrogenophaga crocea. It encodes these proteins:
- a CDS encoding ABC transporter ATP-binding protein: MSAIIEASGLHTHYGQSHILRGVDFTVGPAQTIGLMGRNGMGKTTLLKSLMGLVKPSGGTVQVKGRNMTGASPYNVARQGIAYVPEGRGIFGNLSVKENLVMAARPGTQGQREWTYERVLDTFPRLAERLGHGGQQLSGGEQQMLTIGRALMTNPDLLILDEATEGLAPLIAREIWRICGLIRESGISSVIVDKNWKHVTQITDRNVILVKGEVVFEGATKELLAQPGLLEQHLGV